A single genomic interval of Helianthus annuus cultivar XRQ/B chromosome 13, HanXRQr2.0-SUNRISE, whole genome shotgun sequence harbors:
- the LOC110901240 gene encoding uncharacterized protein LOC110901240, whose translation MAQGRKDSSRLPSDTMKNPQHQGSSSNARINQVSILRSGKVYDNQVGTPPQLVEGVVEEVDEENESDAEPGPISPKKNKKENLENNRVIDTEPGDKKGKGMEGNIVPFPKALINPETKVVNKRGPQQDEMWEVFKQVKINLPLLDAIKQVPAYAKYLKELCTQKRHNKFPKKIALTEKVSAVLSDDLPPKLRDPGAPLIPIQVGEFKMSRALLDLGASVSILPGSLYDQYDFGSLKQADTTVVLADLTLKLPRGILRDVIVKVDEFYYPVDFLVLEYVQIENTKQPNVILGRPFLATANALIDCRNGTVDITFGNRKVRLNAFARASDSLVNDECFMADIIDGCYPHESGECTIETCFVCDRDLAEIEVELEYAEEELEVMAVKELKPTWTHQVENLPDHIDTQLKPSLDSPPQVELKTLPKHLKYAFVGDNNTLPVIIASNLSHEQEKALMEVLIANRAAIGWTIADLKGISPSIVMHKIITEEGAKSARDAQRRLNPNMREIVKKEVLKWLDAGIIYPISDSTWVSPTQTVPKKAGIQIVIGEDGKEVATRPVTGWRICIDYRKLNAATSKDHFPLPFIDQIVEKLADVPFVFDKHCKRSFETLKQKLVEAPILQSPDWSLPFEIMCDASDYAVGAVLGQRIDKKPVAIYDASKTLADAQLNYTTTEKELLAVVYALDKFRPYICGSKVIVFSDHSAIRYLMEKKDAKPRLIRWILLLQEFDLEIRDKKGSENVVADHLSRVVNEIEGPKHDILETFPDEHLLTIDTQPWFANFANYAHSGIVSDHWTRSRKAHILSQAKQYIWDEPDLFKVGADQIIRKCVEDEEIPSVLSLVHESACGGHFSGQKTARKVLSCGLYWPTVFRDSFEYAKNCLRCQQMGSISKRDEMPMQPILVVDIFDVWGIDFMGPFPNSFGNLYILVAVSPPRPMTIRYGVDHRIATPYHPQTSGQVEVSNRQIKEVLQKTVRADRKDWSNKLDDALWAYRTAYKTPIGTTPYRLVYGKGCHLPVEIAHHAFWAVKQINIDYDTAGKERQLTLAELEEIRNEAYDCAAAYKDKMKKVHDAKIKPKVFEVGQLVWLYNSRLKLFPGKLKSKWTGPYRVTKVGKHGDFEIEDFDDHIRQMVNGHRLKPYFNAREINGPGKNVEVLYVSTVREMSDEGASSAGGKRKRKATKKSQPVQYRMPEERPEPNAVAVPLDQRELRNHTLLQFMLGTEEYERCEKFLEMELFQHRTVNWGMIDAMDQRERLEGLLGR comes from the exons ATGGCACAAGGGAGAAAAGATTCGAGTCGATTGCCTAGTGATACCatgaagaatccacagcatcaaGGGAGTTCGTCTAACGCCAGAATTAATCAGGTAAGTATTCTTCGTTCTGGGAAAGTTTATGATAATCAGGTTGGGACTCCTCCACAGTTGGTTGAAGGTGTTGTGGAGGAAGTTGATGAGGAAAACGAGTCCGATGCGGAGCCGGGACCTATTAGccctaaaaagaataaaaaagaaaatcTCGAAAATAATAGGGTGATAGATACTGAACCGGGTGACAAAAAGGGGAAGGGTATGGAGGGTAATATCGTACCATTTCCTAAGGCTTTAATTAATCCTGAAACAAAAGTTGTTAATAAACGGGGCCCACAACAGGATGAGATGTGGGAAGTTTTTAAACAGGTGAAAATTAATCTCCCGTTATTAGACGCAATCAAGCAGGTTCCGGCATATGCAAAATATTTGAAAGAGCTTTGCACCCAAAAACGGCACAACAAATTTCCGAAAAAGATAGCTTTAACCGAAAAAGTTAGTGCCGTTCTGTCGGATGATCTTCCACCAAAGCTCCGAGATCCAGGTGCTCCTCTAATCCCCATTCAAGTGGGTGAATTTAAGATGAGTCGAGCCTTGCTGGATTTGGGAGCAAGTGTCAGCATCTTACCGGGAAGTTTATACGATCAATACGATTTCGGATCATTGAAGCAAGCcgacaccaccgtggtgttggcCGACTTGACGTTAAAACTACCTCGGGGGATCTTACGTGATGTCATTGTCAAAGTTGacgagttttattacccggttgactttttGGTTTTAGAATACGTGCAAATTGAAAATACTAAACAACCTAATGTCATACTTGGTAGACCATTTTTAGCAACCGCTAATGCACTAATCGATTGTAGAAATGGTACGGTTGACATCACGTTTGGAAATCGTAAGGTCCGATTAAATGCTTTTGCCCGTGCATCTGATTCTCTAGTCAATGATGAATGCTTCATGGCGGACATTATTGACGGGTGTTATCCTCACGAAAGTGGGGAATGCACTATAGAGACGTGTTTTGTTTGTGACAGGGATTTGGCAGAAATAGAGGTGGAATTGGAATACGCGGAAGAAGAGTTGGAGGTGATGGCTGTTAAGGAATTGAAGCCGACTTGGACACATCAAGTCGAGAATTTACCGGATCATATTGACACGCAGTTGAAGCCATCACTTGACTCACCTCCACAAGTCGAGTTGAAGACATTGCCAAAACATTTGAAGTATGCTTTTGTGGGCGACAACAACACCCTACCTGTAATTATCGCTTCCAATTTATCACATGAACAAGAAAAAGCTTTAATGGAAGTGTTAATAGCCAACCGGGCTGCAATTGGGTGGACAATCGCTGATCTCAAGGggattagtccatccattgttaTGCATAAGATCATCACGGAGGAGGGAGCAAAATCGGCTCGAGATGCTCAACGAAGACTGAACCCAAACATGCGGGAAATTGTGAAAAAGGAAGTCTTAAAGTGGTTGGATGCAGGGATCATCTATCCCATATCGGACAGTACTTGGGTGAGTCCGACACAGACGGTGCCTAAAAAGGCGGGCATCCAGATTGTTATAGGTGAAGACGGTAAGGAAGTGgccacccggccggtaaccgggtggagAATTTGCATAGATTATAGAAAGTTGAATGCTGCAACTTCAAAGGATCACTTCCCACTTCCTTTTATTGATCAGATTGTGGAAAAGCTCGCAG atgtcccatttgtTTTTGACAAgcattgtaaaagatcttttgAGACACTAAAACAAAAGTTAGTTGAAGCACCTATCTTACAATCCCCTGATTGGTCACTTCCTTTTGAAATAATGTGCGATGCTAGTGACTATGCAGTAGGTGCAGTCTTGGGACAGAGAAttgacaagaaaccggtggcAATCTATGATGCGAGCAAGACTCTCGCGGATGCTCAGTTGAATTACACAACCACGGAAAAGGAGCTGCTTGCTGTTGTCTATGCGTTAGACAAGTTTAGACCTTATATTTGTGGTAGTAAAGTAATTGTGTTTTCGGATCACTCTGCAATTAGGTATCttatggagaaaaaggacgcAAAGCCAAGGCTCATCAGATGGATCCTTTTATTGCAAGAATTCGATTTGGAGATACGAGATAAGAAGGGAAGCGAAAACGTGGTGGCAGACCATCTGTCACGAGTGGTGAATGAGATTGAAGGACCTAAACATGACAttctggaaacttttccagatgAGCATCTACTTACTATTGATACTCAACCATGGTTTGCTAACTTTGCTAATTATGCTCATTCAGGCATCGTTTCGGACCATTGGACGAGATCTAGGAAGGCGCACATTCTTTCACAAGCAAAGCAGTATAtatgggatgaaccggatctgtTTAAAGTTGGAGCTGACCAGATTATCCGGAAGTGTGTTGAGGATGAAGAAATTCCATCAGTTTTGTCATTGGTGCACGAATCCGCATGTGGTGGACATTTCAGTGGACAGAAAACGGCACGAAAAGTGCTATCGTGTGGGCTATATTGGCCTACAGTGTTTAGGGATTCATTTGAATACGCTAAGAATTGTTTGCGGTGTCAACAAATGGGTAGCATTTCGAAacgggatgagatgcccatgcagcCAATCCTTGTTGTCGATATTTTTGACGTATGGGGAATTGACTTTATGGGCCCATTCCCGAATTCGTTCGGAAATCTTTACATCTTGGTGGCAGTGTCGCCACCAAGACCAATGACCATAAG ATATGGTGTTGATCATCGAATTGCCACTccgtatcatcctcaaacgagTGGGCAAGTCGAAGTTTCTAATCGACAAATTAAAGAAGTTTTACAAAAAACTGTGCGAGCCGACCGCAAGGATTGGTCCAATAAATTGGACGATGCTTTGTGGGCGTATCGTACAGCATACAAAACACCGATTGGAACAACACCGTATCGATTGGTCTATGGAAAAGGATGTCACTTACCGGTGGAAATTGCACATCATGCATTTTGGGCAGTTAAACAGATTAACATTGATTATGATACTGCAGGTAAGGAGCGACAATTGACATTGGCTGAATTGGAAGAGATACGAAATGAGGCTTATGATTGTGCTGCTGCATACAAAGATAAGATGAAAAAAGTGCACGACGCGAAGATTAAGCCGAAAGTGTTTGAAGTTGGCCAGCTTGTGTGGTTATACAATTCCAGGTTGAAACTGTTCCCTGGAAAGCTGAAGAGTAAGTGGACAGGGCCTTATCGTGTGACGAAGGTCGGAAAACACGGTGATTTTGAGATTGAGGACTTTGATGATCATATCCGTCAGATGGTGAACGGCCACAGACTGAAGCCGTACTTCAATGCTCGAGAAATTAACGGTCCTGGGAAGAACGTGGAGGTGCTATACGTGAGCACAGTCCGCGA GATGTCGGACGAAGGTGCATCAAGCGCAGGAGGAAAACGCAAGCGCAAAGCAACGAAAAAGAGTCAACCGGTCCAATATAGGATGCCTGAGGAGCGGCCGGAACCCAATGCCGTGGCAGTGCCTCTTGATCAGAGGGAGCTGCGCAATCACACACTGTTACAGTTTATGTTGGGCACCGAAGAATATGAGAGATGTGAAAAGTTTTTGGAAATGGAGTTATTTCAGCACAGGACCGTGAATTGGGGAATGATTGATGCTATGGATCAGCGGGAGAGATTGGAAGGGTTGTTAGGCCGTTGA
- the LOC110901241 gene encoding uncharacterized protein LOC110901241 translates to MPVAPGNVEHSFEAKPHILNMLPTFNGKGTEEPYAHIADFEAVCGMIAGHGFTPDQVKLVLFQFSLKDAARDWFTSLSYASIYTWQELQQQFLDEYYTPQRTKTGRLAIREFQQLPGELLYEAWKRFNQLIRNCPHHGIQRWELITAFHDGISNEDRRDIKAITGGTFLKNHVDVDWDYLDIVAADSKRQAQSDRNKKYPIVAPSSARASNARVAQLEREKEALERQLAKFRGLGERDALHAAQTFPACDSCGDLGHTLDACPGQFVAAEEDVNMVPNQGSQPYQNRQSNYNQNYPQGNYNKGNQRSYQQQQEQGKANTSNEEVSNREIMEMLKQMKKD, encoded by the exons ATGCCAGTGGCACCGGGTAATGTGGAACATTCGTTTGAAGCAAAACCACATATTCTGAACATGCTACCTACCTTTAACGGGAAAGGTACTGAGGAGCCATATGCACACATAGCAGATTTTGAGGCAGTTTGTGGTATGATTGCTGGACACGGTTTCACGCCAGATCAGGTTAAGTTGGTATTGTTTCAGTTTTCATTAAAGGATGCTGCGAGGGATTGGTTTACATCGTTGTCTTATGCTAGCATTTATACATGGCAAGAGCTGCAGCAACAATTTTTGGATGAGTACTATACCCCGCAAAGAACTAAAACGGGGAGATTAGCAATTAGAGAGTTCCAGCAACTACCGGGTGAGCTTCTTTACGAGGCTTGGAAACGGTTCAATCAATTGATCCGTAACTGTCCTCATCACGGTATTCAAAGATGGGAGTTGATTACTGCATTCCACGATGGGATTTCAAATGAGGACAGACGGGATATTAAGGCTATTACTGGAGGTACCTTTTTGAAAAATCATGTGGATGTAGATTGGGATTACTTAGATATTGTTGCAGCAGATTCAAAGAGGCAAGCACAGTCGGATAGGAATAAAAAGTATCCAATTGTGGCACCATCAAGTGCGAGAGCTTCTAATGCAAGGGTTGCGCAGCTAGAGAGAGAAAAGGAGGCATTGGAACGCCAGTTAGCGAAATTTAGAGGTTTGGGTGAACGGGATGCATTGCATGCGGCGCAAACCTTTCCGGCTTGTGATTCATGTGGAGATTTGGGACATACATTGGATGCATGCCCGGGTCAGTTTGTAGCGGCTGAGGAGGACGTGAACATG GTACCGAATCAAGGAAGCCAGCCGTATCAGAACCGTCAGTCGAATTATAATCAGAATTACCCTCAAGGAAATTACAACAAGGGCAACCAAAGAAGTTATCAGCAACAACAGGAGCAGGGCAAGGCAAATACTTCAAACGAGGAGGTTTCCAATCGGGAGATTATGGAAATGTTGAAGCAAATGAAAAAAGACTAA